A portion of the Burkholderia sp. GAS332 genome contains these proteins:
- a CDS encoding Secretory lipase, with protein MKSENSRARDWRASARVKFSPWFAAPLAALLVSSMVFAAGARAPAPDPLQGDGRVSAFYTWDDEIPARPGELLRSEPLPPTLGLANAGQQLRLLYSSTDGVGGKTPIAVSGALFLPKGQPPQGGWPIVAWGHGTFGMADICAPSWFGRSYRDVRYLNAWLQQGFAVVATDYQGLGTPGPNPQLNNRSNSYTMLDSVRAVLHGVPGLANRVVLVGQSQGGSAVFAAAGYASTYAPELDIRGTVATGVIYNASKQTLATLAPFKTAYRRDPNRIDATLAYQFYSVLSAQQIDPALKASDILTDSALPILEQSRISCLASLEDDAALAGLTTANTVKPGANARLQAWWDEYLKFPTLKVSSPVFIGIGADDGLAPLELSLAKDACAAGTTVEAHLYAGREHNGTVNTSLEDSIPFVRKVLAGQTVTPVCSPAEQEPKS; from the coding sequence ATGAAATCAGAAAATAGTCGAGCGAGAGATTGGCGCGCATCGGCTCGCGTCAAATTCAGCCCGTGGTTTGCCGCGCCGCTAGCGGCATTGCTCGTGTCCAGCATGGTTTTCGCTGCCGGCGCGAGAGCACCCGCGCCCGATCCGCTGCAAGGCGACGGCCGCGTGTCCGCGTTCTACACGTGGGACGACGAGATTCCCGCACGCCCAGGCGAACTGCTGCGCTCCGAGCCACTGCCGCCCACCCTCGGCCTCGCCAATGCCGGTCAGCAACTGCGCCTGCTATACAGTTCGACCGACGGCGTCGGCGGTAAAACGCCGATCGCCGTATCGGGCGCGCTCTTCCTGCCCAAAGGCCAGCCACCGCAAGGCGGATGGCCGATCGTCGCGTGGGGGCACGGCACCTTCGGCATGGCCGATATCTGCGCGCCCTCGTGGTTTGGCCGCTCCTATCGCGACGTACGCTATCTGAACGCGTGGCTTCAACAAGGCTTCGCGGTGGTGGCAACCGACTACCAGGGACTCGGCACGCCCGGACCCAACCCGCAGCTGAACAATCGTTCGAATAGCTACACGATGCTCGACAGCGTACGCGCCGTGTTGCACGGCGTACCTGGACTCGCCAATCGGGTTGTGCTGGTCGGGCAATCACAAGGCGGCTCCGCCGTATTCGCCGCAGCCGGCTACGCGAGCACGTATGCGCCCGAGCTCGACATCCGCGGCACGGTCGCGACCGGCGTGATCTACAACGCATCGAAGCAAACCCTTGCAACGCTTGCGCCGTTCAAAACCGCTTACCGGCGTGATCCCAATCGAATCGATGCAACGCTGGCCTACCAGTTCTATTCCGTGCTGTCGGCGCAACAGATCGACCCTGCGTTGAAGGCTTCCGACATCCTCACCGATTCCGCGCTGCCGATTCTCGAACAATCGCGTATTAGTTGCCTTGCCTCGCTCGAGGACGACGCCGCGCTCGCCGGACTGACCACCGCGAACACCGTGAAGCCGGGTGCCAACGCGCGTTTGCAGGCATGGTGGGACGAGTATCTGAAGTTCCCGACCCTGAAGGTCAGCTCGCCGGTGTTCATCGGCATCGGTGCGGACGACGGTCTCGCGCCGCTGGAGCTTTCGCTAGCAAAAGACGCCTGCGCAGCGGGCACCACGGTCGAGGCGCATCTGTACGCGGGTCGCGAGCATAACGGCACGGTCAACACGTCGCTGGAGGATTCGATACCTTTCGTCAGGAAAGTGCTGGCAGGCCAGACGGTTACGCCCGTGTGCTCGCCAGCCGAGCAGGAGCCGAAGTCCTGA
- a CDS encoding Class II Aldolase and Adducin N-terminal domain-containing protein — MSVTQTLESGELVAFVERIRREFAQATRVLKETRTLSATNTFQAYQRVPGTDLVVAVSAPTPWAQSQEVQAVVVSFDGKVIHGDPKASGHGPRYAGVFQEAPEVDVVIHVHGPYLGAWASAHRPLPILYAPAQRYTKAREIPIYIDRRPGEPRFIVDTIRRDPNIPAILEANGGATFWGKNILDVSQYILILEEGAYFQALAESLGGSKEFGPGVLEQQWKMTGLA, encoded by the coding sequence ATGTCAGTCACGCAGACGCTGGAAAGCGGCGAACTGGTCGCCTTCGTCGAACGCATCCGGCGCGAGTTCGCGCAAGCCACGCGCGTCCTCAAGGAAACCCGCACCTTGTCCGCTACCAACACCTTTCAGGCCTATCAGCGTGTGCCTGGTACGGACCTCGTCGTCGCCGTGTCGGCGCCTACACCGTGGGCGCAATCGCAGGAGGTTCAGGCGGTCGTCGTGTCGTTCGACGGCAAGGTGATCCATGGCGATCCGAAGGCATCCGGCCATGGCCCTCGCTATGCGGGCGTGTTCCAGGAAGCGCCGGAAGTCGACGTGGTGATTCACGTGCATGGCCCGTATCTCGGCGCGTGGGCGAGTGCGCACCGTCCGCTGCCGATTCTGTATGCACCGGCGCAGCGTTATACGAAGGCCCGCGAAATTCCGATCTATATCGACCGGCGGCCGGGCGAGCCGCGTTTTATTGTCGATACGATCCGGCGCGATCCGAACATACCGGCGATTCTCGAGGCGAACGGCGGGGCGACCTTCTGGGGTAAAAATATCCTCGACGTCTCGCAGTACATCCTGATTCTCGAAGAGGGTGCGTACTTCCAGGCACTCGCCGAATCGCTCGGCGGCTCGAAAGAGTTCGGCCCGGGCGTGCTCGAGCAGCAGTGGAAGATGACCGGACTGGCCTGA
- a CDS encoding Sigma-54 interaction domain-containing protein → MAVFSFPDPASHAITIRAKALTFDDPKSLVLLERIHLVAPSDATVLVTGESGTGKELIARLVHSLSERRDGPFVAVNCGAFSETLIESELFGHERGAFTGAISSQPGWFESANRGTLFLDEVGDLPLAAQVKLLRVLQEREVVPVGSRKTVKIDVRLVTATNVNLEAAVRAGHFREDLYYRLNVVKLSLLPLRERPGDIGPLIQHFLESYAKRLRITPPALTDAALERLHAHSWPGNIRELENVIHHALLVSSGGFIDVADLQFSALSLAPHVQATDALAATAAVAVAANPSRRPRDIAEATGALREAIVDLLELGTPRLWQHIEDTVYRSTFEFSENNQLRTSRLLDLSRNIVRARLAQLGILKLRDAGEPDSADASEAGDRRQA, encoded by the coding sequence ATGGCTGTCTTCAGTTTTCCCGATCCCGCTTCGCACGCGATTACGATTCGTGCGAAAGCCCTGACGTTCGACGACCCCAAGTCGCTGGTGTTGCTCGAACGTATTCATCTGGTCGCACCGAGCGACGCCACGGTGCTCGTCACCGGCGAGAGCGGTACCGGCAAGGAGCTGATCGCACGGCTCGTGCATTCGCTGAGCGAACGCCGTGACGGGCCCTTCGTCGCGGTGAATTGCGGCGCCTTCTCGGAGACGCTGATCGAGAGCGAACTGTTCGGTCACGAACGCGGCGCGTTCACGGGTGCGATCAGCAGCCAGCCAGGCTGGTTTGAATCGGCCAATCGCGGCACGCTGTTCCTCGACGAAGTGGGGGACCTGCCGCTTGCCGCACAGGTCAAGCTGCTACGCGTGTTGCAGGAACGCGAGGTGGTGCCGGTCGGTTCGCGCAAGACCGTCAAAATCGACGTGCGGCTAGTGACCGCGACCAATGTGAACCTCGAAGCCGCGGTACGTGCCGGGCACTTTCGGGAAGATCTGTATTACCGGCTGAACGTCGTCAAACTGAGCCTGTTGCCCTTGCGCGAGCGGCCGGGCGACATCGGGCCGCTGATCCAGCACTTTCTCGAGAGCTACGCGAAGCGCTTGCGGATCACGCCGCCCGCGCTGACGGATGCCGCGCTCGAACGGCTCCATGCTCACTCGTGGCCGGGCAATATTCGCGAGCTGGAGAACGTGATTCATCACGCGCTGCTGGTGAGCAGCGGCGGTTTCATCGATGTCGCCGACTTGCAGTTTTCCGCGCTCTCGCTGGCGCCGCATGTACAGGCTACGGACGCGCTTGCGGCAACGGCAGCGGTTGCCGTTGCGGCCAACCCGTCGCGCCGTCCTCGCGATATCGCGGAAGCCACCGGCGCTTTGCGTGAAGCCATCGTCGATCTGCTGGAACTCGGCACGCCCAGGCTCTGGCAGCACATCGAAGACACGGTCTATCGCAGCACCTTCGAATTCTCCGAGAACAATCAGCTCCGCACCTCACGCCTGCTCGATCTGTCGCGCAACATTGTGCGCGCACGACTTGCGCAACTGGGCATCCTTAAGCTGCGCGACGCCGGCGAGCCGGACTCCGCCGACGCGAGCGAAGCCGGCGATCGACGTCAGGCGTGA
- a CDS encoding sulfonate transport system permease protein yields the protein MIALHATSPLRRRARGFVLPLALLGLWQFAAYRDAVHQYAFVPLEQVASAALELVKSGELFVDLGASLRRTTLGLATGVVAGVVVGALTALSRGAEKLVHPLFQALRHVPLLGLIPLISLWCGTGEFAKVFIVFLAAFYPMVTSSFDGLRRIDQRYFELAQSYKLTRLGWLRDVLIPGALPDVFAGILQAVPFAWITATSSELLFNAGAGVGNLMQTAQAGARVDVLLVCVTGVTVLAVAMGMLCERVAQRLLRWRDHA from the coding sequence ATGATCGCTCTGCACGCTACGTCCCCTCTGCGCCGACGCGCCCGCGGTTTTGTCTTGCCCCTTGCCTTACTCGGGCTCTGGCAATTCGCCGCCTATCGCGATGCCGTGCATCAATACGCGTTCGTGCCGCTCGAACAGGTGGCGAGTGCCGCTCTCGAACTAGTCAAAAGCGGTGAACTGTTCGTCGACCTCGGCGCGAGTCTGCGCCGCACGACTTTAGGTCTTGCCACCGGCGTGGTCGCCGGTGTCGTCGTAGGCGCGTTGACCGCGTTGTCGCGCGGCGCCGAGAAGCTGGTGCATCCGTTATTTCAGGCCCTGCGCCACGTACCGCTACTCGGGCTGATTCCATTGATCAGTCTCTGGTGCGGCACGGGCGAGTTCGCCAAGGTGTTTATCGTGTTCCTCGCCGCCTTCTATCCGATGGTGACGAGCAGCTTCGACGGACTGCGCCGTATCGATCAACGTTATTTCGAACTGGCGCAGTCGTACAAGTTGACGCGGCTTGGCTGGTTACGCGACGTGCTGATTCCGGGTGCGTTGCCGGACGTGTTCGCGGGCATCCTGCAAGCGGTGCCGTTCGCATGGATTACGGCAACGAGCAGCGAACTGCTATTCAATGCCGGCGCAGGCGTCGGCAATCTGATGCAGACGGCGCAGGCCGGCGCGCGCGTGGACGTGTTGCTGGTATGCGTGACAGGCGTCACCGTGCTGGCGGTGGCGATGGGCATGCTGTGCGAGCGCGTCGCGCAGCGCTTGCTGCGCTGGCGCGATCACGCCTGA